A segment of the Halovivax limisalsi genome:
CCCGCGACGCCACCTTCGCCGGCCTGCTCGCCGTTACCGTCGGCTCGCGCGACGCCTACGACGAGTGGCGCGACGCCTACGACGGCGAGGTCCACGAGATCGGCCACGAGGCCGTCGACCGCGTCGCCTGGCACGCCGGCCCCGCGGGCGAGGCCGTCGCCGCCACCTTCCAGGACGAACCCGAGGCTGCCGTCGCCACGCTGCGCCGACAGGCATTCGGGCGCATCTATCGGCCGCTGTTCGAGACCGAGGACTGAGCGGGTCGGTTGCACACCGCCACGATCGACAGCGACGGAACGTTTTCCACCGACGCCGTCGTACCGAGTGCCATGCGATTCGAGGCGGAGCGGCGAATCGACGAGAACGGACGAGTCACCCTTCCGGAATCCGTACGCGACCAGCTAGATCTCGAGGCGGGTGATCGCGTTCGAATCACCGTCGAAGACGATCGCGTCGTCCTTCGACCGTGCAGTTCGCGGATCGAGTTCGCCGAGTCGATGGCGGGCGTGATCGACGACGAAACGAGGCGGGAGGGTGCGCCATCGCTCACGCCCGCCG
Coding sequences within it:
- a CDS encoding AbrB/MazE/SpoVT family DNA-binding domain-containing protein, with product MRFEAERRIDENGRVTLPESVRDQLDLEAGDRVRITVEDDRVVLRPCSSRIEFAESMAGVIDDETRREGAPSLTPADLKADWTSDWP
- a CDS encoding DUF5809 family protein, which encodes METEGFFDPSTVEEAREYYEGVGPTARTTVREVARAMDFDRDEYDDRVTSEVVATARDATFAGLLAVTVGSRDAYDEWRDAYDGEVHEIGHEAVDRVAWHAGPAGEAVAATFQDEPEAAVATLRRQAFGRIYRPLFETED